The DNA region TAAAACTGATCGTGAAAAAGAAAACTGTTCGTCAGCAGCGCGAAACTGACCCCAAACCATTCGGTATGGTCTGGTTTGATGTGGAAGTGCGGAACCAGGAAAGCGATCTCGTAGCCGAGTATACGATTTTAACATTGGTGGAAAGGGAGCATAAACTGGACATGGATGTTAAGTGAGGGACAAGGGACAGGGTTCAGGGTTCAGGGTTCTGAAGTCAGGAATCACGAGCCAGTGTTAGGAGATCCAAAGCAAGAGAAATTCATTAAGCGAATAATTTTCATATAAAAACTGTAAGGAATTTGATGAAACTGGATCATAATAAAAGCAACCAAATTGCTGCACGCACCCCGAAAAACCATTCTCACGTCTGACTCCTGAATTCTGTCTCCTGACAACTGATTACTGAAAAATCACCCCGGTTCCGGGTCCAGCCTCCCTCCTCTTGCTGTGGCTCCAATCGTGATTGCCGCGCTGATCACCACAAAGTTTTTGAAGATATACTGCCCTTCTATGGTTAATGCGTAGGGAAAGGTTTCAAAAACTATTTCAGGAAAAAGGACTATGGGTGACATCGTGCCGATCATCTGGACAAGCAGCAACAGAATAGTCAGACGAAGCCAGCGGTCTGTTAAAATCAGGAGTCCGATCAGAACTTCGAAAAACGCAAGCATCGGAAGGGTTACTCCTGCCGGCAGAATTTCAAACGAGAGCACAGCAATTGCGTTTGTTGCCAGTTCTTCGGCCGGACTCATCCCTGGAAAGAATTTCAGGGCGCCAAACCAGATAAAAATAAATGCGATACTGTATCGCAGAAACCGAATGCCATTTCGCGCCATCCATCGGGTAATGAGCGGATCAAGAAAGGAGAGAATTTTCATAAAATGCAGAGTTCATTTTCGATTTGTCGAATGCCTGAATAGTACCCTATTGGAATTAAGAAATCATGAAGGCAATAGTTTATTTATGCTTTTAACTTAAAGATAAACTACGCTATATCGTTTCCCTCAGCTGGTATCTACTGAACCCAGATTATTTTATGCTTCGTGACACAGTTATCACCATCAAATCAAAAATCATCCTTTCTTATCACCCTGTATAAATTTAACTTTCGCCAGCGACGTCTGCCATATTCTACAATCAAATTTTATCATACATGCCTGAAAACGGAACGATTTCTCACACCGTCAATAATCAGATATC from Rhodohalobacter sp. SW132 includes:
- a CDS encoding DoxX family membrane protein produces the protein MKILSFLDPLITRWMARNGIRFLRYSIAFIFIWFGALKFFPGMSPAEELATNAIAVLSFEILPAGVTLPMLAFFEVLIGLLILTDRWLRLTILLLLVQMIGTMSPIVLFPEIVFETFPYALTIEGQYIFKNFVVISAAITIGATARGGRLDPEPG